A section of the Primulina eburnea isolate SZY01 chromosome 1, ASM2296580v1, whole genome shotgun sequence genome encodes:
- the LOC140811936 gene encoding uncharacterized protein encodes MMKGTENALECENWLENMDQLFESLEYPDDRRIKLVVHQLLDVAKSWWIMTKEALEGRGTIVTWDIFKSEFYQRFFPTSYRKDRGAEFANLKQGNLNIEDYVAKFSNLLRFAPHVASDEEAKADHFINGLNPDIFTLVNTGRPNTFAEALDRAKGAETGIIRQRGFQYSQRPQQPQFRQQFRQGNSGGNSGNIREQFKARGKQFKRHGSNFSSSSGSRQSGSVQSPGYSAPTCGQCGGRHYTDQCRGISGACHLCNQVGHYS; translated from the coding sequence ATGATGAAGGGTACAGAGAATGCATTAGAGTGTGAGAACTGGTTGGAGAATATGGATCAGTTATTTGAATCTCTTGAGTATCCAGATGATCGTAGAATCAAATTAGTTGTTCATCAGTTATTGGATGTTGCTAAGAGTTGGTGGATCATGACAAAGGAAGCTTTAGAGGGTCGAGGTACGATTGTCACCtgggatatttttaaatctgaattttatcagcgtttctttcctacCTCTTACAGGAAAGATAGGGGggccgagtttgcaaatttaaagcagggaaatctgaatattgaggactatgttgctaagttctcgaatttactgagatttgctcctcatgtagcatCCGATGAAGAAGCTAAGGCCGATCacttcataaatggtcttaaTCCTGATATCTTTACCCTGGTTAATACTGGAAGGCCTAACACTTTTGCTGAGGCTCTTGatcgagccaagggagctgaaacTGGAATCATTAGGCAGAGAGGTTTTCAGTATTCGCAACGACCCCAACAGCCACAGTTCAGACAGCAGTTCAGACAAGGTAATAGTGGCGGTAACAGTGGAAACATTAGAGAGCAGTtcaaggctagagggaagcaatttaaGAGACATGGCAGTAATTTTTCGAGTTCAAGTGGATCGAGacagtctggttcagttcagagtCCTGGTTATTCAGCCCCGACTTGTGGTCAGTGTGGTGGTAGACATTATACCGATCAGTGTAGAGGAATCTCAGGAGCTTGCCACTTGTGTAACCAGGTGGGACACTATTCTTGA
- the LOC140811943 gene encoding uncharacterized protein gives MDTGASHTFIAEHFVTLHSLQSMPLSSTLSISTPLGKVMRSAEMINSCEFRYEDNVIELDCIVLEMSDFDCIVGIDMLTRYRATVDCFQKVVKFRPDMTDHWTFYGKGSRAKIPLISVLSMTRLLQKGAECFLVYAIDISRISSSPRG, from the exons atggatactggtgcatcacatactttcatagcTGAGCACTTTGTCACATTGCATTCGTTGCAATCTATGCCATTATCATCTACATTATCTATTTCTACTCCATTGGGCAAAGTGATGAGGTCAGCTGAAATGATAAATAGTTGTGAATTTCGTTATGAGGATAATGTTATTGAGCTTGATTGTATTGTATTGGagatgtctgattttgactgcatagttggcattgacatgttgacaagatacagggctactgtagattgttttcagAAGGTTGTTAAGTTTAGACCTGATATGACAGATCACTGGACgttctatggtaagggttctcgagctaagattcctttgatatctgttttgtccatgactcgtttgttgcagaaaggagccgaATGTTTCTTGGTTTATGCGATTGATATTTCAAG gatttcctccagtccgagaggttga